The following proteins are co-located in the Camelina sativa cultivar DH55 chromosome 12, Cs, whole genome shotgun sequence genome:
- the LOC104731190 gene encoding uncharacterized protein LOC104731190 encodes MASISSSSDHHLPVSKRRLKPLILRDYLLEDLSSCSSNGFKSFPRILNAEVKRSRTFHHSPRLTCGLAFSHAVHKASTALLTAVKLLPFPSSSSRKRDNKKVLFSRSFWRIKRSRREINVDGENKQEREDRENEIQRWRSFADFLQESQDQPSDHVFTTDSFSGEATLSNDAVGDSLSFSSENSEVVTHSSSGEVVVIMSGDCVGSHVSDGSSLHDNTEECVNEEKEQLSPISILECPFEDDAISPPSHHKERDERTKNERKSRRFETLVRLEPVDLEKRIEQYVGRQDYNSDHITKTEEDQSEIRANSLFALLKSRTIEEHNHLLASHVVDNVMLDFFKEKGNNETRDEDKLVDIVEEWVTRRQEEEYNMFTSWEVRENREIYVKEMKWGCINEDGREYVVEELRTGLFNSLIDELILDLSL; translated from the exons ATGGCATCGATCAGTTCCTCCTCCGATCATCACCTTCCGGTGAGCAAGAGACGGTTAAAGCCATTGATATTACGAGATTACCTCCTCGAAGATCTCAGCTCATGCTCATCCAACGGCTTCAAATCATTCCCTCGCATCCTCAACGCTGAGGTCAAACGTTCAAGAACCTTCCACCACAGTCCTCGTCTTACCTGCGGGTTAGCGTTTAGTCACGCCGTTCACAAAGCTTCGACGGCGTTACTTACCGCCGTTAAACTCTTGCCGTTCCCTTCCTCTTCGTCTCGGAAGAGAGATAACAAGAAAGTGCTTTTCTCAAGAAGCTTCTGGAGGATCAAACGTTCGCGACGTGAGATCAACGTCGACGGAGAGAACAAACAAGAAAGGGAGGATCGTGAAAATGAGATCCAACGGTGGAGATCATTCGCTGATTTTCTCCAAGAGAGTCAAGATCAACCGTCCGATCACGTTTTCACGACGGATTCGTTTTCCGGTGAAGCGACATTGTCAAACGACGCCGTCGGTGACTCGTTAAGTTTTAGTAGCGAGAACTCGGAGGTCGTGACTCACTCATCATCAGGCGAAGTAGTAGTTATTATGAGTGGGGATTGTGTAGGGTCACATGTTAGTGACGGATCGTCTCTCCACGACAACACAGAG GAATGCGTGaacgaagaaaaagaacagCTCAGTCCAATATCGATCTTAGAATGCCCATTTGAAGATGATGCTATCTCTCCTCCTTCGCATCACAAGG AAAGAGATGAGAGGACGAAAAACGAGAGAAAAAGCAGAAGATTTGAGACTTTGGTACGACTTGAGCCTGTGGATTTAGAGAAACGCATAGAGCAATACGTGGGAAGACAAGATTACAACTCTGATCACATTACTAAAACCGAAGAAGATCAATCCGAAATCCGAGCAAACAGTTTGTTTGCTCTACTGAAGTCTAGAACAATCGAGGAACATAACCATTTACTGGCATCTCATGTAGTAGACAATGTGATGCTAgattttttcaaagaaaaagggAATAATGAGACAAGAGACGAGGACAAGCTGGTGGATATAGTTGAAGAGTGGGTGACGaggagacaagaagaagaatataatatgtttacgAGTTGGGAAGtgagagagaatagagagatCTACGTAAAAGAAATGAAATGGGGTTGTATCAATGAAGATGGGAGAGAGTACGTGGTTGAAGAGCTGCGGACTGGCTTATTCAATTCCTTGATTGACGAACTTATTCTTGATTTATCGttgtaa
- the LOC104731192 gene encoding UDP-galactose/UDP-glucose transporter 2, whose protein sequence is MKEEQSRSLFGISLSDRPTWQQFLICTSGFFFGYLVNGVCEEYVYNRLQFSFGWYFTFIQGFVYLFLIYLQGFTTKHIVNPMRTYVKLSAVLMGSHGLTKGSLAYLNYPAQIMFKSTKVLPVMIMGAFIPGLRRKYPVHEYISAFLLVLGLILFTLADAQMSPNFSMIGIMMITGALIMDAFLGNLQEAIFTMNPETTQMEMLFCSTVVGLPFLFVPMVLTGEVFRAWTACAQHPYVYGVLVFEAMATFIGQVSVLSLIALFGAATTALITTARKGVTLLLSYLIFTKPLTEQHGSGLLLIAMGIVLKMVPMDSKAPTKIPARPAVRSAGGDGDREDDEERKSLV, encoded by the exons atgaaggaggAACAGTCAAGATCTCTGTTTGGAATCTCTTTGTCTGATCGACCAACTTGGCAACAGTTTCTCATTTGTACTTctggtttcttttttggttaccTCGTCAACGGAGTTTGCGAG gaaTATGTTTATAATCGCCTTCAGTTTAg CTTTGGTTGGTATTTCACGTTTATACAAGGATTTGTCTACTTGTTCCTCATCTACCTTCAAGGCTTTACCACTAAGCATATCGTTAATCCCATGAGAACTTATGTCAAACTCTCTGCTGTTCTCATGGGTTCTCATGGATTAACCAAAGGATCTTTGGCCTATCTCAATTATCCTGCTCAAATCATGTTCAAATCCACCAAG GTATTGCCGGTGATGATAATGGGTGCGTTTATACCCGGTCTGCGAAGAAAATACCCTGTCCATGAGTACATTTCAGCTTTCTTGCTAGTTCTTGGTTTGATCCTATTCACATTAGCCGATGCTCAAATGTCGCCTAACTTTAGCATGATTGGGATTATGATGATAACCGGTGCATTGATCATGGATGCTTTCTTGGGGAATTTACAAGAAGCTATCTTCACAATGAATCCTGAGACAACTCAG ATGGAGATGCTTTTCTGCTCAACTGTTGTTGGATTACCGTTCTTGTTCGTTCCCATGGTCTTAACTGGAGAGGTTTTCCGTGCGTGGACTGCGTGTGCACAA CATCCGTATGTGTACGGAGTGCTTGTATTTGAAGCCATGGCCACATTCATCGGTCAAGTCTCTGTTCTGTCCCTCATTGCCCTCTTTGGAGCCGCCACTACAGCCTTG ATAACAACGGCGAGGAAAGGTGTTACGTTGTTGCTGTCGTATTTGATATTCACGAAACCGTTAACTGAACAACACGGGTCAGGCTTGCTGTTGATTGCAATGGGGATTGTATTGAAAATGGTTCCAATGGATAGTAAAGCTCCGACCAAGATTCCAGCTAGACCAGCGGTTAGGAGCGCTGGAGGGGACGGTGATAGAGAGGACGATGAAGAGAGGAAGTCATTGGTTTGA
- the LOC104731191 gene encoding uncharacterized protein LOC104731191 isoform X2: MGSDKHSARFLHNLKMERVRTILTHTYPYPHEYSRHAMIAVILGCLFFISSENMHGLVEKLDNNFKWWSMYACLLGFFYFFSSPFIKKTIRPSYSTFSRWYIAWILVAALYHLPSFQSMGLDLRMNLSLFLTIYISSIVFLLVFHIIFLGLWYIGLVSRVAGRRPEILTILQSCAVLSMACCIFYSHCGNRAFLRQTPLERKHSSRFSFWKGEDGNSTWLAKFTHIDELRDQVCSSWFAPVGSARDYPLLSKWVIYGELACNGSCPDSSDEISPIYSLWATFIGLYIANYVVERSTGWALAHPLSVENYEKLKRQQMKPNFLDMVPWYSGTSADLFKTVFDLLVSVTVFLGRFDMRMMQAAMTNDCDGNKSKELLYDHLSDKDDFWFDFMADTGDGGNSSYSVAKLLAQPFLKVPLDNDLISLQRGNVLLIGGDLAYPNPSAFTYEKRLFCPFEYALQPPHWYKADSISVDKPELPDGVSDLKHYDGPQCFLIPGNHDWFDGLNTFMRYVCHKSWLGGWFMPQKKSYFALQLPKGWWVFGLDLALHGDIDVYQFNFFSELVKEKIALGNILKFRKKNWQFDFIGGIIYFLLVFSLFPQCKLGHILRGDSFSGHLGSFFGTVWSSFVYVAEQSYVSFTGVLMLLITAIMFVPSKISRRRRLVIGILHVAAHLTAALILMLLLELGIEICIQHKLLATSGYHTLYQWYKSVENEHFPDPTGLRDRIEQWTFGFYPACIKYLMSAFDIPEVMAVTRTNICRDGMESLSRSGAAIYYASVFLYFWVFSTPVVSLVFGSYLYISINWLHIHFDEAFSSLRIANYKSFTRLHIKPDGDLEVFTLGVDKVPKEWKLDKDWDAEPKPTVKMSHHRMFPSKWCATTLQQDPVNTVKIVDRFVISRSEKKK, translated from the exons ATGGGATCTGATAAGCATTCTGCTCGTTTTCTACATAACCTCAAGATGGAGAGGGTCAGAACGATCCTTACCCATACTTACCCTTATCCTCATGAGTATTCACGTCATGCTATGATTGCTGTGATTTTGGGTTGCCTATTCTTTATTTCGTCGGAGAACATGCACGGTCTCGTAGAAAAGTTAGACAATAATTTCAAGTGGTGGTCCATGTATGCCTGCTTGCTTggatttttctatttcttttcatCTCCATTCATCAAAAAAACTATTCGACCAAGCTACTCAACCTTCAGTCGGTG GTACATTGCGTGGATTTTAGTTGCAGCTTTGTACCATCTCCCAAGTTTTCAGTCAATGGGTCTGGATTTGAGGATGAATCTGTCCTTGTTTCTAACAATTTATATATCATCCATAGTCTTCCTTCTTGTCTTCCACATTATTTTTCTTGGGCTTTGGTATATTGGTCTTGTTTCTCGTGTGGCTGGAAGGCGCCCAGAGATCTTAACCATTCTTCAAAGTTGTGCT GTTCTTAGCATGGCGTGCTGTATTTTCTACAGCCATTGTGGTAATCGTGCTTTTCTGAGGCAAACACCCCTTGAAAGAAAGCATTCTAGCCGTTTTTCATTTTGGAAAGGAGAAGATGGCAACAGTACTTGGCTTGCGAAATTCACTCACATTGATGAGCTGAGAGACCAAGTCTGCTCATCATGGTTTGCTCCTGTTGGATCTGCTCGTGACTATCCACTATTGTCTAAATGGGTCATTTATGGGGAG TTGGCATGCAATGGGTCTTGTCCTGATTCATCTGATGAAATTTCTCCTATATACTCACTGTGGGCAACGTTTATTGGCCTTTACATTGCTAATTATGTAGTGGAGAGATCAACAGG GTGGGCTCTGGCACATCCTCTGTCAGTGGAAAATTATGAGAAGTTGAAGAGGCAACAGATGAAACCTAATTTCTTAGATATGGTTCCTTGGTATTCAGG AACATCAGCTGATTTGTTTAAAACTGTGTTTGACCTCCTCGTATCAGTGACTGTCTTTCTTGGCCGCTTTGACATGCGAATGATGCAG gCTGCAATGACCAATGATTGTGATGGAAACAAGAGCAAGGAACTTTTATATGACCATTTATCTGATAAGGATGACTTCTGGTTTGACTTCATGGCTGATACTGGTGATGGTGGAAATTCATCATATTCTGTTGCGAAACTCCTAGCTCAGCCTTTTCTCAAAGTCCCGCTAGATAATGATTTGATATCTCTGCAAAGGGGTAACGTACTGCTTATTGGGGGAGATCTTGC ATACCCCAATCCATCAGCGTTTACATATGAAAAACGTCTATTTTGTCCTTTTGAGTATGCGCTCCAACCTCCCCATTGGTATAAAGCGGACTCAATTTCTGTTGACAAGCCTGAATTACCTGATGGGGTGTCTGATCTGAAGCATTATGATGGTCCCCAATGTTTTCTTATCCCTGGAAACCATG actGGTTCGATGGACTTAATACTTTCATGAGGTATGTATGCCATAAAAGTTGGTTGGGTGGCTGGTTTATGCCTCAAAAGAAAAGCTATTTTGCCCTGCAACTACCTAAAGGATGGTGGGTGTTTGGTTTGGATCTGGCGCTTCATGGTGATATTGACGTGTACCAGTTCAATTTCTTCTCTGAATTGGTGAAGGAGAAG ATTGCtttaggaaatattttaaagttcaGGAAAAAGAACTGGCAATTTGATTTCATTGGTGGCATCATATACTTTCTCTTGGTCTTTTCCTTGTTCCCTCAG TGTAAGCTAGGCCATATCTTACGTGGTGATTCGTTTTCTGGCCACCTGGGGAGTTTCTTTGGCACAGTTTGGAGCTCCTTTGTGTACGTAGCAGAACAGTCATATGTGTCTTTCACTGGTGTTCTTATGTTGCTGATAACTGCAATAATGTTTGTTCCCTCAAAAATATCTCGGAGGAGACGACTGGTGATTGGAATCCTTCATGTTGCTGCACACCTGACAGCTGCTTTGATTCTAATGTTGCTGTTGGAACTTGGCATAGAAATCTGTATTCAGCATAAGCTTCTTGCGACCTCCG GGTATCATACATTGTATCAGTGGTACAAATCAGTAGAAAACGAACACTTTCCAGACCCAACTGGCCTTCGAGACCGTATTGAACAGTGGACGTTCGGATTTTATCCCGCCTGCATCAAGTATCTTATGTCGGCATTTGATATTCCCGAG GTAATGGCGGTTACACGGACTAACATATGTCGAGATGGAATGGAGTCGCTTTCTCGAAGCGGAGCAGCAATCTACTATGCTTCTGTCTTCCTCTACTTTTGGGTCTTCTCAACTCCTGTTGTATCTTTGGTTTTTGGAAGTTACTTATATATATCCATCAACTGGCTTCACATACACTTTGATGAAGCATTCTCTTCACTTCGGATCGCCAATTACAAATCATTCACTCGTTTGCACATCAAGCCTGACGGAGACCTTGAAGTCTTCACTCTCGGAGTAGACAAG GTGCCAAAGGAATGGAAGCTGGACAAGGACTGGGATGCAGAGCCGAAACCGACTGTGAAGATGAGTCATCACAGAATGTTTCCAAGCAAATGGTGTGCAACAACATTGCAGCAGGATCCCGTCAACACCGTAAAGATTGTTGATCGTTTTGTTATAAGTagatcagagaaaaaaaaatga
- the LOC104731191 gene encoding uncharacterized protein LOC104731191 isoform X1, protein MGSDKHSARFLHNLKMERVRTILTHTYPYPHEYSRHAMIAVILGCLFFISSENMHGLVEKLDNNFKWWSMYACLLGFFYFFSSPFIKKTIRPSYSTFSRWYIAWILVAALYHLPSFQSMGLDLRMNLSLFLTIYISSIVFLLVFHIIFLGLWYIGLVSRVAGRRPEILTILQSCAVLSMACCIFYSHCGNRAFLRQTPLERKHSSRFSFWKGEDGNSTWLAKFTHIDELRDQVCSSWFAPVGSARDYPLLSKWVIYGELACNGSCPDSSDEISPIYSLWATFIGLYIANYVVERSTGWALAHPLSVENYEKLKRQQMKPNFLDMVPWYSGTSADLFKTVFDLLVSVTVFLGRFDMRMMQAAMTNDCDGNKSKELLYDHLSDKDDFWFDFMADTGDGGNSSYSVAKLLAQPFLKVPLDNDLISLQRGNVLLIGGDLAYPNPSAFTYEKRLFCPFEYALQPPHWYKADSISVDKPELPDGVSDLKHYDGPQCFLIPGNHDWFDGLNTFMRYVCHKSWLGGWFMPQKKSYFALQLPKGWWVFGLDLALHGDIDVYQFNFFSELVKEKVGENDAVIIITHEPNWLLDWYWNDDTGKNMRHLICDFLKGRCKLRMAGDLHHYMRHSCTQSDAPAHVQHLLVNGCGGAFLHPTHVFSNFSKFYGASYESKSAYPSFQDSSRIALGNILKFRKKNWQFDFIGGIIYFLLVFSLFPQCKLGHILRGDSFSGHLGSFFGTVWSSFVYVAEQSYVSFTGVLMLLITAIMFVPSKISRRRRLVIGILHVAAHLTAALILMLLLELGIEICIQHKLLATSGYHTLYQWYKSVENEHFPDPTGLRDRIEQWTFGFYPACIKYLMSAFDIPEVMAVTRTNICRDGMESLSRSGAAIYYASVFLYFWVFSTPVVSLVFGSYLYISINWLHIHFDEAFSSLRIANYKSFTRLHIKPDGDLEVFTLGVDKVPKEWKLDKDWDAEPKPTVKMSHHRMFPSKWCATTLQQDPVNTVKIVDRFVISRSEKKK, encoded by the exons ATGGGATCTGATAAGCATTCTGCTCGTTTTCTACATAACCTCAAGATGGAGAGGGTCAGAACGATCCTTACCCATACTTACCCTTATCCTCATGAGTATTCACGTCATGCTATGATTGCTGTGATTTTGGGTTGCCTATTCTTTATTTCGTCGGAGAACATGCACGGTCTCGTAGAAAAGTTAGACAATAATTTCAAGTGGTGGTCCATGTATGCCTGCTTGCTTggatttttctatttcttttcatCTCCATTCATCAAAAAAACTATTCGACCAAGCTACTCAACCTTCAGTCGGTG GTACATTGCGTGGATTTTAGTTGCAGCTTTGTACCATCTCCCAAGTTTTCAGTCAATGGGTCTGGATTTGAGGATGAATCTGTCCTTGTTTCTAACAATTTATATATCATCCATAGTCTTCCTTCTTGTCTTCCACATTATTTTTCTTGGGCTTTGGTATATTGGTCTTGTTTCTCGTGTGGCTGGAAGGCGCCCAGAGATCTTAACCATTCTTCAAAGTTGTGCT GTTCTTAGCATGGCGTGCTGTATTTTCTACAGCCATTGTGGTAATCGTGCTTTTCTGAGGCAAACACCCCTTGAAAGAAAGCATTCTAGCCGTTTTTCATTTTGGAAAGGAGAAGATGGCAACAGTACTTGGCTTGCGAAATTCACTCACATTGATGAGCTGAGAGACCAAGTCTGCTCATCATGGTTTGCTCCTGTTGGATCTGCTCGTGACTATCCACTATTGTCTAAATGGGTCATTTATGGGGAG TTGGCATGCAATGGGTCTTGTCCTGATTCATCTGATGAAATTTCTCCTATATACTCACTGTGGGCAACGTTTATTGGCCTTTACATTGCTAATTATGTAGTGGAGAGATCAACAGG GTGGGCTCTGGCACATCCTCTGTCAGTGGAAAATTATGAGAAGTTGAAGAGGCAACAGATGAAACCTAATTTCTTAGATATGGTTCCTTGGTATTCAGG AACATCAGCTGATTTGTTTAAAACTGTGTTTGACCTCCTCGTATCAGTGACTGTCTTTCTTGGCCGCTTTGACATGCGAATGATGCAG gCTGCAATGACCAATGATTGTGATGGAAACAAGAGCAAGGAACTTTTATATGACCATTTATCTGATAAGGATGACTTCTGGTTTGACTTCATGGCTGATACTGGTGATGGTGGAAATTCATCATATTCTGTTGCGAAACTCCTAGCTCAGCCTTTTCTCAAAGTCCCGCTAGATAATGATTTGATATCTCTGCAAAGGGGTAACGTACTGCTTATTGGGGGAGATCTTGC ATACCCCAATCCATCAGCGTTTACATATGAAAAACGTCTATTTTGTCCTTTTGAGTATGCGCTCCAACCTCCCCATTGGTATAAAGCGGACTCAATTTCTGTTGACAAGCCTGAATTACCTGATGGGGTGTCTGATCTGAAGCATTATGATGGTCCCCAATGTTTTCTTATCCCTGGAAACCATG actGGTTCGATGGACTTAATACTTTCATGAGGTATGTATGCCATAAAAGTTGGTTGGGTGGCTGGTTTATGCCTCAAAAGAAAAGCTATTTTGCCCTGCAACTACCTAAAGGATGGTGGGTGTTTGGTTTGGATCTGGCGCTTCATGGTGATATTGACGTGTACCAGTTCAATTTCTTCTCTGAATTGGTGAAGGAGAAG GTTGGGGAGAATGATGCAGTGATCATTATCACACATGAGCCGAATTGGCTTCTTGATTGGTATTGGAACGATGATACTGGAAAGAACATGAGACACCTGATATGTGACTTTTTGAAAGGCAGATGTAAACTTAGAATGGCAGGAGATTTGCATCATTATATGCGTCATTCATGTACTCAATCAGATGCTCCTGCTCATGTTCAACATCTCCTCGTTAATGGTTGTGGAGGGGCTTTTTTGCATCCCACCCATGTGTTTAGCaacttttcaaagttttatggTGCTTCTTATGAAAGTAAATCTGCTTATCCTTCGTTTCAAGATTCAAGCAGg ATTGCtttaggaaatattttaaagttcaGGAAAAAGAACTGGCAATTTGATTTCATTGGTGGCATCATATACTTTCTCTTGGTCTTTTCCTTGTTCCCTCAG TGTAAGCTAGGCCATATCTTACGTGGTGATTCGTTTTCTGGCCACCTGGGGAGTTTCTTTGGCACAGTTTGGAGCTCCTTTGTGTACGTAGCAGAACAGTCATATGTGTCTTTCACTGGTGTTCTTATGTTGCTGATAACTGCAATAATGTTTGTTCCCTCAAAAATATCTCGGAGGAGACGACTGGTGATTGGAATCCTTCATGTTGCTGCACACCTGACAGCTGCTTTGATTCTAATGTTGCTGTTGGAACTTGGCATAGAAATCTGTATTCAGCATAAGCTTCTTGCGACCTCCG GGTATCATACATTGTATCAGTGGTACAAATCAGTAGAAAACGAACACTTTCCAGACCCAACTGGCCTTCGAGACCGTATTGAACAGTGGACGTTCGGATTTTATCCCGCCTGCATCAAGTATCTTATGTCGGCATTTGATATTCCCGAG GTAATGGCGGTTACACGGACTAACATATGTCGAGATGGAATGGAGTCGCTTTCTCGAAGCGGAGCAGCAATCTACTATGCTTCTGTCTTCCTCTACTTTTGGGTCTTCTCAACTCCTGTTGTATCTTTGGTTTTTGGAAGTTACTTATATATATCCATCAACTGGCTTCACATACACTTTGATGAAGCATTCTCTTCACTTCGGATCGCCAATTACAAATCATTCACTCGTTTGCACATCAAGCCTGACGGAGACCTTGAAGTCTTCACTCTCGGAGTAGACAAG GTGCCAAAGGAATGGAAGCTGGACAAGGACTGGGATGCAGAGCCGAAACCGACTGTGAAGATGAGTCATCACAGAATGTTTCCAAGCAAATGGTGTGCAACAACATTGCAGCAGGATCCCGTCAACACCGTAAAGATTGTTGATCGTTTTGTTATAAGTagatcagagaaaaaaaaatga